The following proteins come from a genomic window of Candidatus Eisenbacteria bacterium:
- a CDS encoding DMT family transporter, with protein MLSRADLALLCVSAIWGTTFALLRDSLRVIHPAELMAVRFSVATLLLMVIFPRTVKLLRGPALGAGAWLGLWLTAGYFAQVMGLMTITASRSAFITSTYILFTPFLAIPLARAYPGLGELIGVVLGFTGILLFSADVGFSLKAGDLWTLGCALAFGIQIVVTNIVAKKHDPVALSVVQMAVAALAGWTVVAARGGFATPLEEVPWGVLIYLAVVATALVIALQTWALARTSPVKAAVLFSTEPIFAAIFAVAFFGEGMSTREVIGGAVILLGVIVTELWRPMLERVRAREEPRGAS; from the coding sequence GTGCTGAGCCGGGCGGACCTCGCGCTCCTCTGCGTCTCGGCGATCTGGGGCACCACGTTCGCGCTCCTGCGCGACTCGCTCCGGGTGATCCATCCCGCCGAGCTGATGGCGGTCCGATTCTCGGTGGCGACCCTCCTGCTGATGGTGATCTTCCCGCGGACCGTGAAGCTCCTGCGCGGTCCGGCCCTCGGCGCCGGAGCGTGGCTCGGGCTCTGGCTCACGGCCGGGTACTTCGCCCAGGTGATGGGCCTCATGACCATCACCGCCTCGCGCTCCGCGTTCATCACGAGCACGTACATCCTGTTCACGCCGTTCCTCGCGATCCCGCTCGCGCGGGCGTATCCGGGGCTGGGGGAACTGATCGGCGTCGTGCTGGGATTCACCGGGATCCTGCTCTTCTCCGCGGACGTCGGATTCTCGCTCAAGGCCGGCGATCTCTGGACCCTGGGATGCGCGCTCGCGTTCGGGATCCAGATCGTGGTCACGAACATCGTCGCGAAGAAGCACGATCCGGTGGCGCTCAGCGTGGTCCAGATGGCGGTCGCCGCGCTCGCGGGCTGGACCGTGGTCGCCGCACGCGGCGGCTTCGCCACGCCGCTCGAGGAGGTGCCCTGGGGCGTCCTGATCTACCTGGCGGTCGTCGCGACCGCGCTGGTGATCGCGCTCCAGACCTGGGCCCTCGCGCGCACGAGCCCGGTCAAGGCCGCCGTTCTCTTCTCGACGGAGCCCATCTTCGCCGCGATCTTCGCCGTCGCGTTCTTCGGTGAGGGGATGAGCACGCGCGAGGTGATCGGCGGCGCGGTGATCCTTCTCGGTGTGATCGTGACCGAGCTGTGGCGTCCCATGCTGGAGCGGGTGCGCGCGAGAGAAGAGCCGCGCGGCGCCTCGTAA